One segment of Methanothermobacter tenebrarum DNA contains the following:
- a CDS encoding HisA/HisF family protein, with protein MIEVIPVLDLMGSLAVSGKSGKREEYKPLESIFSASPDPIEIALSLKRAGARRIYIADLDAITGQGSNIQLIQEINHIIPVMLDFGVQDFKSFKFGLNIAWQVIVATETLKDINELKKIFKVFPKSRIVVSIDTKNGQLYSKNLNMTLEEFKDILLQLDPGEVILLDLTRVGTQKGINKKLIKKFIKFDIIPGGGIKLQDIPLLSSIGIKKILAGTALHQGKIPLHIR; from the coding sequence ATGATAGAAGTTATACCAGTTTTGGATCTGATGGGCTCATTAGCAGTCTCGGGCAAATCCGGGAAAAGAGAAGAATACAAGCCACTAGAGAGCATATTCTCAGCATCTCCAGACCCCATAGAGATAGCATTATCCCTAAAGAGGGCAGGGGCCCGGAGAATATATATAGCTGACCTTGACGCTATCACAGGCCAAGGCTCCAACATCCAACTTATCCAGGAGATAAACCATATAATACCAGTGATGCTAGATTTCGGAGTCCAAGACTTCAAGAGTTTTAAATTCGGTTTAAACATAGCATGGCAAGTCATAGTCGCGACAGAAACCCTAAAAGACATTAACGAATTAAAAAAGATTTTTAAAGTTTTCCCCAAATCAAGGATAGTGGTGAGCATCGATACAAAAAACGGCCAACTATACTCCAAAAACCTAAACATGACACTAGAAGAATTCAAGGACATCCTACTCCAACTAGACCCTGGAGAAGTCATATTACTAGATTTGACAAGGGTAGGCACACAAAAAGGCATCAATAAAAAACTCATAAAAAAATTCATAAAATTTGACATAATCCCAGGTGGGGGTATAAAACTCCAAGACATACCACTATTATCATCCATAGGCATCAAGAAAATACTTGCTGGCACAGCACTCCACCAAGGAAAAATCCCATTACATATAAGGTGA
- a CDS encoding DUF2149 domain-containing protein: MLRRRRRRLLGDQNEEDPMAGSANIVDAMLVLSVGFLIFLVISWNMQSVVFSNMSPEERQAAMQAIKQVVEIQQGKELNTTPEVVSGSGSGMVQLGTVYQDPQTGKLIMVQGT; the protein is encoded by the coding sequence ATGCTACGCCGAAGACGGCGGAGGCTACTTGGAGATCAAAATGAAGAAGACCCCATGGCAGGATCAGCCAACATAGTAGATGCAATGCTAGTACTCTCAGTGGGCTTCCTAATATTCCTAGTAATCTCATGGAACATGCAAAGTGTTGTATTCTCCAATATGTCACCAGAGGAACGCCAGGCAGCCATGCAAGCCATAAAACAAGTAGTTGAAATACAACAAGGAAAGGAACTTAACACCACCCCAGAGGTTGTCTCTGGATCCGGCTCGGGCATGGTACAATTAGGCACAGTCTACCAGGATCCCCAGACAGGTAAACTTATCATGGTACAAGGAACCTAA
- a CDS encoding MotA/TolQ/ExbB proton channel family protein: MVAVPGSEILSAALHVVSQSLLIPVIVGLLLFMGYAIISLGGLLSEYSNRIKIEVNEIKNAIFSMSNPGNPEKITEIIEPLKIPESQKEILTEIAKTTNLNSNTREALARKLIEAEELKIAKSLEKTDIITRLGPTLGLMGTLIPMGPGLAALGAGDIQTLAQAIIVAFDTTVVGLAAGGISYVISKIRRRWYEEYLSNLEALAETILEVMKDATPKTAEATWRSK; the protein is encoded by the coding sequence ATGGTCGCAGTACCGGGCAGCGAAATACTAAGCGCAGCCCTCCACGTAGTCTCCCAAAGCCTACTAATACCAGTCATAGTAGGACTACTACTATTCATGGGCTATGCCATAATATCACTAGGCGGCCTACTCTCAGAATACTCAAACAGGATAAAAATCGAAGTAAATGAGATAAAAAATGCCATATTCTCAATGTCAAACCCGGGCAACCCAGAAAAGATAACAGAAATAATAGAACCCCTAAAAATCCCAGAAAGCCAAAAAGAGATACTCACAGAAATCGCGAAAACAACAAATTTAAACTCAAATACAAGAGAAGCGCTCGCAAGGAAACTCATAGAAGCAGAAGAACTAAAAATCGCCAAAAGCCTAGAAAAGACCGACATAATAACAAGACTCGGACCCACACTAGGACTTATGGGAACACTCATACCCATGGGCCCAGGACTAGCAGCCCTCGGAGCAGGAGACATACAAACACTAGCACAGGCAATAATCGTAGCCTTCGACACCACAGTAGTGGGCCTCGCAGCAGGAGGAATATCATATGTCATATCAAAGATAAGAAGAAGATGGTACGAAGAATACCTCTCCAACCTAGAAGCATTAGCAGAGACAATACTAGAGGTGATGAAAGATGCTACGCCGAAGACGGCGGAGGCTACTTGGAGATCAAAATGA
- a CDS encoding PfkB family carbohydrate kinase has protein sequence MGYLLIGPITRDKNIIQGKEILKIGGPVYYQSKVFSKLGIEHTSIITLSKEDKKLLEEFPPETRIIPLWKNNTLKFENIYLNHEKRIQKSNFAKNIIKTNDIKKLIRNRWDAILLNPLLPTDIPTQTLEFIAKKQDRVYLGLQGYLRTEEDGRVSLRPPEDAERILGMVDKVFLDEEEAKIFNPNLIEAAMLLGSMGPSETIITCGERGSIIYSKGRIWKIKAVPATRIADPTGLGDIYMAAYIHMRKKKPPIEAGEFASKMATEKIEGKLLDP, from the coding sequence TTGGGATACCTATTAATAGGCCCAATAACCCGAGACAAGAACATCATACAAGGCAAAGAAATCTTAAAAATAGGCGGACCAGTATACTACCAATCGAAGGTCTTCTCAAAACTTGGAATAGAACACACAAGTATCATAACGCTCTCAAAGGAAGACAAAAAACTCCTAGAAGAGTTCCCCCCAGAGACAAGAATAATACCCCTTTGGAAAAATAATACACTAAAATTTGAAAACATATACCTCAACCACGAAAAGAGGATACAAAAATCAAATTTCGCAAAGAACATCATCAAAACCAATGATATAAAAAAACTGATCAGAAACAGATGGGATGCCATACTCCTAAATCCACTACTACCAACTGACATACCAACCCAAACACTCGAATTTATAGCAAAAAAACAAGATAGAGTCTACCTAGGCCTACAAGGTTATCTAAGAACAGAGGAAGATGGTAGAGTATCCCTCAGACCACCAGAGGATGCTGAGAGGATTCTTGGAATGGTTGATAAGGTGTTCCTCGACGAAGAAGAGGCCAAGATTTTCAACCCAAACCTAATAGAAGCTGCCATGCTTTTAGGATCCATGGGACCATCAGAGACTATAATCACATGTGGCGAGAGAGGCTCCATAATATACTCCAAGGGGAGAATATGGAAGATAAAAGCCGTCCCGGCAACTAGAATAGCCGACCCAACAGGACTAGGGGACATATACATGGCAGCCTACATACATATGAGGAAGAAAAAACCACCAATAGAAGCTGGAGAATTCGCCTCAAAGATGGCCACAGAAAAAATAGAAGGTAAACTCTTAGACCCCTAA
- a CDS encoding SPOUT family RNA methylase has product MEFIIKTQKGLEGTAASYIQEKLKNANTWITPEGYSGLIILKTSDKKATEKLQTIPEIERTIPVNYKTKSKIEKILEKAEKIAEHIKEGETFAVKTKRRGKHKFTSPQVNKKLGEKILKLTNATVDLNFPEKIIQVEIIGENTYISIKKGEKWKKYTPEKENARNLFHKTTIIQMPYWGKPQIVRKFGEKIGRAAQAYEIKELIIAPKEKMDAQQLAEFIQGIKKGQKSRYMIQKEAYPWPTKKVPISLWDLYQAIRDKKRKNRTIIITDPKGKTINTIKENLKKDLRKSKEIIILIGSREGIPRGLFKFADYIIDLTPYITFATEHAIPATLTTLYQIYTKKIGYYSRQ; this is encoded by the coding sequence ATGGAATTCATCATAAAAACACAAAAAGGCCTAGAAGGAACCGCAGCATCCTACATACAAGAAAAACTCAAAAATGCAAACACCTGGATAACACCAGAAGGCTACTCAGGCCTAATCATACTAAAAACATCAGATAAAAAAGCCACAGAAAAACTCCAAACCATCCCAGAAATAGAAAGAACCATCCCAGTAAACTACAAAACAAAATCCAAAATAGAAAAAATCCTAGAAAAAGCGGAGAAAATAGCAGAACACATAAAAGAGGGTGAAACATTCGCAGTTAAAACAAAAAGAAGAGGAAAACACAAGTTCACAAGTCCACAAGTAAACAAAAAACTCGGAGAAAAAATACTAAAATTAACAAACGCCACAGTAGACCTCAACTTCCCAGAAAAGATAATACAAGTCGAAATAATCGGAGAAAACACTTACATATCCATCAAAAAAGGCGAAAAATGGAAAAAATACACACCAGAAAAAGAAAACGCAAGAAACCTATTCCACAAAACAACAATAATCCAAATGCCATACTGGGGCAAACCACAAATAGTCAGAAAATTCGGGGAAAAAATAGGAAGAGCAGCCCAAGCCTACGAAATCAAAGAACTCATAATAGCCCCAAAAGAAAAAATGGACGCACAACAATTAGCAGAATTCATACAAGGGATAAAAAAAGGGCAAAAATCAAGATACATGATACAAAAAGAAGCATACCCATGGCCCACAAAGAAGGTCCCAATAAGCCTATGGGACCTCTACCAGGCAATAAGGGACAAAAAAAGGAAAAACAGGACAATAATAATAACAGACCCCAAAGGAAAAACAATAAACACGATAAAAGAAAACCTGAAAAAAGACTTGAGAAAATCAAAAGAAATAATCATACTCATAGGATCAAGAGAAGGAATACCCCGAGGACTGTTCAAATTCGCAGACTATATAATAGACTTAACACCCTACATAACCTTCGCGACAGAACATGCAATACCAGCCACCCTCACAACACTCTACCAAATATACACCAAAAAAATAGGATATTACAGCCGCCAATGA
- a CDS encoding DUF2162 domain-containing protein: MDLANILWEAGILSVILLFGAKIGLAMGLAGLSKKKAATITVAYATGILGLSALANPYMETLHQYFTEYASIMTITMATILIVAGAYTIKEWKQHQKNTATTTCLAMIAPCPCCFGAVTLSIILIAPLIGATALTIGKYAAILLGIFIAIFYLTSKIIAKASKKPYPILLGNFMLFAGLYFLASAIVLPNINSVLSSKMSPITIPNPQTLAYAIIGAIILIGFGIFINRKNSTLIN, encoded by the coding sequence TTGGATCTCGCAAACATCCTATGGGAAGCAGGGATACTTTCAGTCATACTACTCTTCGGCGCCAAAATAGGGCTGGCAATGGGACTCGCAGGACTCTCCAAGAAAAAGGCAGCAACCATAACAGTAGCCTATGCAACTGGTATACTAGGACTCTCTGCCCTGGCAAACCCCTACATGGAAACATTACACCAATACTTCACAGAATACGCCTCCATCATGACAATAACAATGGCAACGATCCTAATAGTAGCCGGAGCATACACCATCAAAGAATGGAAACAACACCAAAAAAATACAGCCACAACCACCTGCCTGGCGATGATAGCACCATGCCCATGCTGCTTCGGAGCCGTAACCCTCAGCATAATACTAATAGCACCACTAATAGGGGCCACAGCACTCACAATAGGAAAATACGCCGCAATCCTATTAGGAATATTCATAGCAATATTCTACCTAACCTCAAAAATCATAGCAAAAGCCTCCAAAAAACCATACCCAATACTATTAGGCAACTTCATGCTATTCGCAGGCCTATACTTCTTAGCATCAGCCATAGTCCTACCCAACATAAACAGCGTACTATCATCAAAGATGAGTCCCATCACAATACCAAACCCCCAAACATTAGCATATGCTATAATAGGCGCCATAATCCTTATAGGATTTGGAATATTCATAAACAGGAAAAATAGCACACTAATAAACTAA